TCGTCGAGGACCTGGTGATGGTCCTGGCCCTGGTGCTCTTGCCGGCACTGTCCGGTGTGCTCGGCGGCATTCCCCAGGGCGACGGCTCCAACAGCATCGGCCTGCAACTGCTGATCACCCTTGGCAAGGTCAGCGCCTTCGTGGTGCTGATGGTCGTGGTCGGCCGCCGGGTCATTCCCTGGCTGCTGGAGCGCAGCGCCGGCACCGGCTCGCGCGAGCTGTTCACCCTCGCCGTGCTGGCCATCGCCATGGGTATCGCCTACGGATCGGCGCAGCTGTTCGGCGTGTCCTTCGCCCTCGGCGCATTCTTCGCCGGGATGATCCTCAACGAGTCGGAGTACAGCCACAAGGCCGCCGAGGATTCGCTGCCGCTGCGCGACGCCTTCGCCGTGCTGTTCTTCGTTTCGGTGGGCATGCTGTTCAATCCGGCGATCCTGCTCGAGCAGCCGTTGCTGGTGCTCGGCACCTTCCTGGTCATCGTGCTCGGCAAGTCGCTGGCGGCGATGCTCATCGTGCTGGCCTTCCGCAAACCGCTGAGCACCGCGCTGACCATTTCGGTGAGCCTGGCGCAGATCGGCGAGTTCTCGTTCATCCTCATCGGCCTGGGCATCGGCCTCAACCTGGTGCCAGAAGCAGCGCGCGACCTGGTGCTGGCCGGCGCGATCCTGTCGATCCTCTGCAACCCGCTGCTGTTCCTGCTCATCGACCGCCTGCAGCCCTGGCTGGATCGCCGCGAGAACACCACGCCGGCCGATCAGGTCAGCGTGGCGGACCGCGAGGACAATGACCTGCACCCGATCACCGAAACCGGCCACGCCATCCTGATCGGCCATGGCCGTGTGGGCAGCCGCATCAGTCGGCGCCTGCGCGAGGAAGGCGTGCCGCTGGTGATCATCGACGATAATCGCACCCGCGCCCAGGAACTGCGCGAGGAAGGCTTCAGCGTGGTACTCGGCAACGCGGCCAGCACCCAGGTGCTGGAACTGGCCAACGTGACCTCGGCGCGCTGGCTGATGATCGCCATTCCCAACAGCCTGGAAGCCGGACAGATCGCCATCCACGGCCGCCAGGCCAATGCCGATCTGG
Above is a genomic segment from Pseudomonas argentinensis containing:
- the ybaL gene encoding YbaL family putative K(+) efflux transporter, yielding MPHHTPLIATIAAGFVLAYLFGSLANRLRLSPLVGYLLAGVIVGPFTPGFVADKELSQEISEIGVILLMFGVGLHFSLKDLMSVKHIAIPGAVVQIAVATLMGMGLSWAMGWGWGAGLVFGLALSVASTVVLLRALEERQLIDTRRGKIAVGWLIVEDLVMVLALVLLPALSGVLGGIPQGDGSNSIGLQLLITLGKVSAFVVLMVVVGRRVIPWLLERSAGTGSRELFTLAVLAIAMGIAYGSAQLFGVSFALGAFFAGMILNESEYSHKAAEDSLPLRDAFAVLFFVSVGMLFNPAILLEQPLLVLGTFLVIVLGKSLAAMLIVLAFRKPLSTALTISVSLAQIGEFSFILIGLGIGLNLVPEAARDLVLAGAILSILCNPLLFLLIDRLQPWLDRRENTTPADQVSVADREDNDLHPITETGHAILIGHGRVGSRISRRLREEGVPLVIIDDNRTRAQELREEGFSVVLGNAASTQVLELANVTSARWLMIAIPNSLEAGQIAIHGRQANADLDIIARAHFDDEVDYLQTHEADLVVMGEREIARVMFERLGLQAPAPVTPLPINPHGLAS